The following are encoded in a window of Carassius auratus strain Wakin chromosome 6, ASM336829v1, whole genome shotgun sequence genomic DNA:
- the LOC113095282 gene encoding protransforming growth factor alpha-like isoform X4, translated as MMYRAFWDTIFLLTGSLFTYGQVQENSTSTTTIATTTTTTTTTTTTTTTSTTTTTTTTRVKKFIAAAVHSHFDDCPDSHSHFCFHGTCRFLILEETPACICHPGFVGMRCEHADLLAVVASNHRQQTVASMLVLCVVGSVLLVLFCTLLNCWWRRGGCGRGNTISCWSKKPRSILTSGTSCCHSETGILVLHFPFYTTFC; from the exons ATGATGTATCGTGCTTTTTGGGATACAATATTCCTTCTCACCG GCTCCCTTTTTACATATGGGCAGGTGCAAGAGAATTCTACCTCAACAACGACCATTGCAACCACAACAACAACTACTACTACCACTACCACAACCACCACCACCAGCACGACGACAACCACTACTACTACACGTGTCAAAA AATTTATAGCAGCCGCTGTCCACTCTCACTTCGATGACTGCCCGGACTCCCACAGCCACTTCTGTTTTCATGGCACATGCCGCTTTCTCATACTGGAGGAAACACCTGCATGCAT ATGTCATCCTGGCTTTGTGGGTATGCGATGCGAACATGCAGATCTCTTGGCTGTGGTGGCGTCTAACCACAGGCAGCAGACTGTGGCCTCCATGCTGGTGTTGTGTGTGGTGGGCAGTGTTCTACTCGTACTGTTCTGCACTTTACTAAA TTGTTGGTGGAGACGGGGTGGTTGTGGGCGAGGTAACACCATTTCATGTTGGTCGAAGAAGCCTAGGAGTATTTTGACGAGTGGGACATCCTGCTGTCACTCAGAAACAGGTATTCTGGTGTTACATTTCCCTTTTTACACAACTTTTTGCTGA
- the LOC113095318 gene encoding haloacid dehalogenase-like hydrolase domain-containing protein 3, which produces MRGPVRWVLWDVKDTLLKVRRSVGEQYCLEAERAGLKVPAAQLETAFRQTYRQQLRLFPNYGRAVGMNSQVWWTGLVRDTFAQCAVDDPALLDSLAHNLYHNFCGPENWEVFPDSNSTLKFCTALGLEQGVVSNFDKRLEGILRGCGLLNHFSFLLTSEDAGVAKPDPAIFIQALVRCGVPASSVVHVGDHFVKDYLTSHSLGIRGYLLDRQDCHGHLDVPPQHRLQSLDELPARLKQDAD; this is translated from the exons ATGCGAGGGCCAGTGCGTTGGGTGTTATGGGATGTGAAGGACACCCTGTTAAAGGTCCGCCGCTCGGTTGGAGAGCAGTACTGCCTCGAAGCAGAGAGAGCAGGACTCAAGGTGCCAGCTGCTCAGCTAGAAACTGCTTTCAGACAGACTTACCGGCAGCAATTACGCCTATTTCCCAACTATGGCAGAGCTGTGGGCATGAACAGCCAGGTGTGGTGGACTGGACTAGTGAGGGACACTTTTGCCCAGTGTGCGGTAGATGACCCTGCTTTACTGGACAGTCTAGCCCACAACCTTTATCACAACTTTTGTGGACCAGAAAACTGGGAG GTGTTTCCTGATTCTAATAGCACCCTCAAGTTCTGCACCGCTTTAGGACTCGAGCAAGGCGTAGTCTCCAACTTCGACAAGCGTTTGGAAGGGATCCTGAGGGGATGTGGACTTCTCAATCACTTCTCATTTCTGCTGACCTCAGAAGATGCTGGGGTTGCTAAACCAGACCCTGCCATTTTTATCCAGGCACTGGTACGGTGTGGTGTTCCAGCCTCCAGTGTAGTTCACGTTGGGGACCATTTTGTGAAGGACTACCTGACCTCACACTCATTGGGTATTAGAGGTTACCTGCTTGACAGACAAGACTGTCACGGGCACCTTGATGTTCCTCCACAGCATAGATTACAGAGCCTAGATGAACTACCAGCTCGATTAAAACAGGATGCAGACTGA
- the entpd8 gene encoding ectonucleoside triphosphate diphosphohydrolase 8 isoform X1: MGVQMKALLLGAAMAAVACTTIIALVLSLANHQNVDQPYSTQYGIVFDAGSTHTALFLYQWLGNKENNTGIVSQKQSCDVDGDGISSYVQNPPAAGESLKKCLDVAKAVVPEGQQKTTPVYLGATAGMRLLSLQNKSLADSILVEVTKTIQSYPFDFRGARILSGMEEGAYGWITINYLLESLIKHTFEGLWIHPKAGKIIGALDLGGSSTQISFTPKDPVKNPDSAFNLQLYGYKYEVYTQSYLCYGKDQALKKIQVYLHKTNGPSSVISHPCYHVGYSISVTLADLYNSPCVVKPNNFNPTATVIFSGTGNSSLCLSLMEKIVNLSDCAFSPECGFNGVYQPPVNGEFFAFSAYFYTFDFLGLVPKAPLTRVLSTIDSHCNKTWTTLTAENPTIKAKYLKDYCASAHYIMTILLKGYKFNNAWDQISFEKQVADTDVGWTLGYMLNLTNMIPSERTRAVTGVPHSQWAAQIFFIVFALFLSLLIIVILFVRDLSH; this comes from the exons ATGGGAGTTCAGATGAAAGCTTTATTGCTgggtgctgcaatggcagccgtAGCCTGTACAACCATCATCGCTTTGGTTCTTTCTCTGGCTAATCATCAGAATGTGGATCAGCCATACTCAACGCAG TATGGGATTGTGTTTGATGCCGGCTCCACTCACACGGCCCTCTTCCTGTACCAGTGGCTGGGGAACAAAGAGAACAACACTGGAATAGTCTCTCAAAAACAGAGTTGCGATGTAGATG gtGATGGCATATCCAGCTATGTCCAGAACCCTCCGGCAGCTGGAGAAAGTCTTAAAAAATGCTTGGATGTTGCCAAGGCAGTTGTACCCGAAGGACAGCAGAAAACCACACCTGTGTACCTTGGTGCCACTGCTGGCATGCGGCTTCTTAG CTTACAGAACAAAAGTCTAGCAGACAGCATCCTCGTAGAGGTCACAAAAACAATCCAAAGTTATCCATTTGATTTCCGAGGGGCCAGAATACTCTCTGGCATGGAGGAGGGGGCTTATGGCTGGATCACCATCAATTATCTATTGGAGAGTTTAATTAAG CACACATTTGAGGGCCTGTGGATCCACCCTAAAGCAGGAAAGATAATTGGAGCTCTAGATCTCGGTGGCTCATCAACACAGATCTCATTCACCCCAAAAGACCCGGTGAAAAACCCAGATTCAGCTTTTAATCTTCAACTCTATGGGTACAAGTATGAGGTGTACACACAGAGCTACTTGTGCTACGGCAAGGACCAGGCTTTGAAGAAAATTCAGGTCTACCTTCACAAG ACTAATGGACCATCATCTGTTATCAGTCACCCATGTTACCATGTTGGATATAGCATCAGTGTTACTTTGGCTGACCTCTACAACTCCCCCTGTGTGGTCAAACCAAACAATTTTAACCCCACAGCTACAGTCATTTTCTCAGGAACGGGTAACTCATCCCTCTGTCTTTCTCTAATGGAGAAAATTGTTAACCTCTCCGACTGTGCATTTTCACCAGAATGTGGCTTCAATGGAGTCTATCAGCCTCCGGTCAATGGCGAATTCTTT GCTTTTTCTGCATACTTTTACACCTTTGACTTCCTTGGACTTGTTCCAAAAGCTCCACTGACCCGTGTTCTTTCCACTATTGATAGCCACTGCAACAAAACCTGGACCACT CTTACCGCTGAGAATCCAACCATCAAGGCAAAATACCTTAAAGATTACTGTGCTTCTGCTCATTATATTATGACTATTCTCCTGAAAGGATACAAGTTCAATAATGCCTGGGATCAAATCTCTTTTGAGAAACAG GTAGCAGACACAGATGTTGGTTGGACATTGGGCTACATGCTGAACCTGACCAACATGATTCCTTCTGAACGTACCAGAGCGGTGACAGGGGTGCCACACAGTCAATGGGCAGCTCAGATTTTCTTCATCGTATTTGCCCTCTTCCTCAGTCTGCTTATTATAGTCATCTTGTTTGTCCGTGATCTGAGCCACTGA
- the LOC113095282 gene encoding protransforming growth factor alpha-like isoform X2 — protein sequence MLLFRCFLIAVTVMSLAIFDFVGSSFSHLGSLFTYGQVQENSTSTTTIATTTTTTTTTTTTTTTSTTTTTTTTRVKKFIAAAVHSHFDDCPDSHSHFCFHGTCRFLILEETPACICHPGFVGMRCEHADLLAVVASNHRQQTVASMLVLCVVGSVLLVLFCTLLNCWWRRGGCGRGNTISCWSKKPRSILTSGTSCCHSETENVPYAQVV from the exons ATGCTGTTGTTCCGCTGTTTTCTCATTGCTGTAACGGTCATGAGTCTGGCAATTTTTGACTTTGTTGGATCCTCATTTTCACATTTGG GCTCCCTTTTTACATATGGGCAGGTGCAAGAGAATTCTACCTCAACAACGACCATTGCAACCACAACAACAACTACTACTACCACTACCACAACCACCACCACCAGCACGACGACAACCACTACTACTACACGTGTCAAAA AATTTATAGCAGCCGCTGTCCACTCTCACTTCGATGACTGCCCGGACTCCCACAGCCACTTCTGTTTTCATGGCACATGCCGCTTTCTCATACTGGAGGAAACACCTGCATGCAT ATGTCATCCTGGCTTTGTGGGTATGCGATGCGAACATGCAGATCTCTTGGCTGTGGTGGCGTCTAACCACAGGCAGCAGACTGTGGCCTCCATGCTGGTGTTGTGTGTGGTGGGCAGTGTTCTACTCGTACTGTTCTGCACTTTACTAAA TTGTTGGTGGAGACGGGGTGGTTGTGGGCGAGGTAACACCATTTCATGTTGGTCGAAGAAGCCTAGGAGTATTTTGACGAGTGGGACATCCTGCTGTCACTCAGAAACAG AAAATGTTCCTTATGCACAAG TGGTTTGA
- the entpd8 gene encoding ectonucleoside triphosphate diphosphohydrolase 8 isoform X2: protein MWISHTQRRCKDVQLSYGIVFDAGSTHTALFLYQWLGNKENNTGIVSQKQSCDVDGDGISSYVQNPPAAGESLKKCLDVAKAVVPEGQQKTTPVYLGATAGMRLLSLQNKSLADSILVEVTKTIQSYPFDFRGARILSGMEEGAYGWITINYLLESLIKHTFEGLWIHPKAGKIIGALDLGGSSTQISFTPKDPVKNPDSAFNLQLYGYKYEVYTQSYLCYGKDQALKKIQVYLHKTNGPSSVISHPCYHVGYSISVTLADLYNSPCVVKPNNFNPTATVIFSGTGNSSLCLSLMEKIVNLSDCAFSPECGFNGVYQPPVNGEFFAFSAYFYTFDFLGLVPKAPLTRVLSTIDSHCNKTWTTLTAENPTIKAKYLKDYCASAHYIMTILLKGYKFNNAWDQISFEKQVADTDVGWTLGYMLNLTNMIPSERTRAVTGVPHSQWAAQIFFIVFALFLSLLIIVILFVRDLSH from the exons ATGTGGATCAGCCATACTCAACGCAGGTGCAAAGATGTTCAACTTTCA TATGGGATTGTGTTTGATGCCGGCTCCACTCACACGGCCCTCTTCCTGTACCAGTGGCTGGGGAACAAAGAGAACAACACTGGAATAGTCTCTCAAAAACAGAGTTGCGATGTAGATG gtGATGGCATATCCAGCTATGTCCAGAACCCTCCGGCAGCTGGAGAAAGTCTTAAAAAATGCTTGGATGTTGCCAAGGCAGTTGTACCCGAAGGACAGCAGAAAACCACACCTGTGTACCTTGGTGCCACTGCTGGCATGCGGCTTCTTAG CTTACAGAACAAAAGTCTAGCAGACAGCATCCTCGTAGAGGTCACAAAAACAATCCAAAGTTATCCATTTGATTTCCGAGGGGCCAGAATACTCTCTGGCATGGAGGAGGGGGCTTATGGCTGGATCACCATCAATTATCTATTGGAGAGTTTAATTAAG CACACATTTGAGGGCCTGTGGATCCACCCTAAAGCAGGAAAGATAATTGGAGCTCTAGATCTCGGTGGCTCATCAACACAGATCTCATTCACCCCAAAAGACCCGGTGAAAAACCCAGATTCAGCTTTTAATCTTCAACTCTATGGGTACAAGTATGAGGTGTACACACAGAGCTACTTGTGCTACGGCAAGGACCAGGCTTTGAAGAAAATTCAGGTCTACCTTCACAAG ACTAATGGACCATCATCTGTTATCAGTCACCCATGTTACCATGTTGGATATAGCATCAGTGTTACTTTGGCTGACCTCTACAACTCCCCCTGTGTGGTCAAACCAAACAATTTTAACCCCACAGCTACAGTCATTTTCTCAGGAACGGGTAACTCATCCCTCTGTCTTTCTCTAATGGAGAAAATTGTTAACCTCTCCGACTGTGCATTTTCACCAGAATGTGGCTTCAATGGAGTCTATCAGCCTCCGGTCAATGGCGAATTCTTT GCTTTTTCTGCATACTTTTACACCTTTGACTTCCTTGGACTTGTTCCAAAAGCTCCACTGACCCGTGTTCTTTCCACTATTGATAGCCACTGCAACAAAACCTGGACCACT CTTACCGCTGAGAATCCAACCATCAAGGCAAAATACCTTAAAGATTACTGTGCTTCTGCTCATTATATTATGACTATTCTCCTGAAAGGATACAAGTTCAATAATGCCTGGGATCAAATCTCTTTTGAGAAACAG GTAGCAGACACAGATGTTGGTTGGACATTGGGCTACATGCTGAACCTGACCAACATGATTCCTTCTGAACGTACCAGAGCGGTGACAGGGGTGCCACACAGTCAATGGGCAGCTCAGATTTTCTTCATCGTATTTGCCCTCTTCCTCAGTCTGCTTATTATAGTCATCTTGTTTGTCCGTGATCTGAGCCACTGA
- the trub2 gene encoding pseudouridylate synthase TRUB2, mitochondrial, whose protein sequence is MTTQAVRLFRKMDGLFAVYKPQGVHWKHVRDSIESNLLKALNSCPPPAPQRAVQFQLLSRGDNSSSKDLVLSPSMVPTLADHPLVTGPQFHKVHVGVGHRLDAFSSGVLVLGVGKGNGVLEHLCKSHVTRDYTLEGEFGKATDNFTYTGRVIEKTTYDHVTLDKLERVLAMIQGANQKALITYSQVDLSTQEAYELAVRGLLYPHGKSPPILTGLRCIHFNPPHFTLEVQCVNETQKYLRKLIHEVGLELRTSAVCSVVRRTRDGPFKVENALTRQHWTADSIIQAIAHFSKTTRKIRKSEMYRQTAAQSNSSVEVQEQTRSPTEQIN, encoded by the exons ATGACCACTCAGGCTGTACGTCTTTTCCGTAAAATGGACGGTCTGTTCGCTGTTTACAAACCGCAGGGAGTTCACTGGAAACATGTTCGTGATAGCATAGAGTCCAATTTATTAAAAG CGCTGAACTCCTGTCCTCCTCCTGCTCCTCAGCGTGCGGTGCAGTTCCAGCTTCTGTCCCGTGGAGACAACAGCAGCTCCAAAGATCTCGTATTATCACCCTCTATGGTCCCCACACTGGCAGACCATCCTCTAG TGACAGGGCCACAGTTTCATAAGGTTCATGTCGGAGTTGGTCATCGATTGGATGCTTTTTCCTCCGGGGTGTTAG TTTTAGGCGTTGGGAAAGGAAATGGAGTGCTGGAGCATCTGTGCAAATCACATGTAACTCgg GACTACACACTTGAGGGGGAGTTTGGAAAAGCCACTGATAATTTCACTTACACAGGCCGAGTCATTGAAAAAACCACATACG ACCACGTTACCCTGGATAAGCTCGAGAGAGTTCTTGCCATGATACAGGGAGCCAACCAGAAAGCCTTAATTAC GTATTCTCAGGTGGATCTGAGCACTCAGGAGGCTTACGAGCTTGCAGTGAGGGGTTTATTGTATCCTCATGGTAAAAGCCCACCGATTCTGACTGGTCTGCGATGCATACATTTCAATCCACCACATTTCACACTGG AGGTCCAGTGTGTGAATGAGACTCAGAAATATCTGCGTAAATTGATTCATGAGGTTGGACTAGAGCTGAGGACATCCGCAGTCTGTTCTGTAGTGCGTCGTACACGAGACGGTCCCTTCAAAGTAGAGAATGCACTCACCCGACAACACTGGACTGCTGACAGCATTATTCAAGCTATTGCTCATTTTAGCAAGACTACTCGCAAAATCAGGAAGTCAGAAATGTACAGGCAGACTGCTGCTCAATCGAACTCAAGCGTAGAGGTCCAAGAGCAAACCAGAAGTCCAACTGAGCAAATAAATTAA
- the LOC113095282 gene encoding protransforming growth factor alpha-like isoform X3 — protein MLLFRCFLIAVTVMSLAIFDFVGSSFSHLGSLFTYGQVQENSTSTTTIATTTTTTTTTTTTTTTSTTTTTTTTRVKKFIAAAVHSHFDDCPDSHSHFCFHGTCRFLILEETPACICHPGFVGMRCEHADLLAVVASNHRQQTVASMLVLCVVGSVLLVLFCTLLNCWWRRGGCGRGNTISCWSKKPRSILTSGTSCCHSETVV, from the exons ATGCTGTTGTTCCGCTGTTTTCTCATTGCTGTAACGGTCATGAGTCTGGCAATTTTTGACTTTGTTGGATCCTCATTTTCACATTTGG GCTCCCTTTTTACATATGGGCAGGTGCAAGAGAATTCTACCTCAACAACGACCATTGCAACCACAACAACAACTACTACTACCACTACCACAACCACCACCACCAGCACGACGACAACCACTACTACTACACGTGTCAAAA AATTTATAGCAGCCGCTGTCCACTCTCACTTCGATGACTGCCCGGACTCCCACAGCCACTTCTGTTTTCATGGCACATGCCGCTTTCTCATACTGGAGGAAACACCTGCATGCAT ATGTCATCCTGGCTTTGTGGGTATGCGATGCGAACATGCAGATCTCTTGGCTGTGGTGGCGTCTAACCACAGGCAGCAGACTGTGGCCTCCATGCTGGTGTTGTGTGTGGTGGGCAGTGTTCTACTCGTACTGTTCTGCACTTTACTAAA TTGTTGGTGGAGACGGGGTGGTTGTGGGCGAGGTAACACCATTTCATGTTGGTCGAAGAAGCCTAGGAGTATTTTGACGAGTGGGACATCCTGCTGTCACTCAGAAACAG TGGTTTGA
- the LOC113095282 gene encoding protransforming growth factor alpha-like isoform X1 gives MLLFRCFLIAVTVMSLAIFDFVGSSFSHLGSLFTYGQVQENSTSTTTIATTTTTTTTTTTTTTTSTTTTTTTTRVKKFIAAAVHSHFDDCPDSHSHFCFHGTCRFLILEETPACICHPGFVGMRCEHADLLAVVASNHRQQTVASMLVLCVVGSVLLVLFCTLLNCWWRRGGCGRGNTISCWSKKPRSILTSGTSCCHSETGILVLHFPFYTTFC, from the exons ATGCTGTTGTTCCGCTGTTTTCTCATTGCTGTAACGGTCATGAGTCTGGCAATTTTTGACTTTGTTGGATCCTCATTTTCACATTTGG GCTCCCTTTTTACATATGGGCAGGTGCAAGAGAATTCTACCTCAACAACGACCATTGCAACCACAACAACAACTACTACTACCACTACCACAACCACCACCACCAGCACGACGACAACCACTACTACTACACGTGTCAAAA AATTTATAGCAGCCGCTGTCCACTCTCACTTCGATGACTGCCCGGACTCCCACAGCCACTTCTGTTTTCATGGCACATGCCGCTTTCTCATACTGGAGGAAACACCTGCATGCAT ATGTCATCCTGGCTTTGTGGGTATGCGATGCGAACATGCAGATCTCTTGGCTGTGGTGGCGTCTAACCACAGGCAGCAGACTGTGGCCTCCATGCTGGTGTTGTGTGTGGTGGGCAGTGTTCTACTCGTACTGTTCTGCACTTTACTAAA TTGTTGGTGGAGACGGGGTGGTTGTGGGCGAGGTAACACCATTTCATGTTGGTCGAAGAAGCCTAGGAGTATTTTGACGAGTGGGACATCCTGCTGTCACTCAGAAACAGGTATTCTGGTGTTACATTTCCCTTTTTACACAACTTTTTGCTGA